One Salarias fasciatus chromosome 22, fSalaFa1.1, whole genome shotgun sequence DNA segment encodes these proteins:
- the LOC115409277 gene encoding tripartite motif-containing protein 16-like: MAQGGAQMDPLKFSCSICLDPLKDPVTVPCGHSYCSNCINGHWDEEQNKGIYSCPQCRKEFMQRPDLEINFMLAELVEDLKKTGLQAAAADLCSAGPEDVACDVCSGRKLKAVKSCLVCVASYCEEHLQGHYEAAPLKKHQLVEPSKKLQEKICSLLDEVKKIFCRTDQQCICYLCTMDQHRGHETVPAAAERSQKQKELEGSRLNIQQRIQEREKDVKLLQQQMFAINVSADEAVEHSEESFTQMIRLLQKRSLEVKRQLRSQQQTAVGGLKELEEKLQQEIAELKRKDVQLEQLAHTEDHTQFLHSYTSVSALSEPTHSCSIQTAPLRYFEDVAAVVSESREKFQDFLRENEEEMLLLQPQPESRADFLQYSQQITLDPNSVNRELKLSDGDRKVTCTEEDQPYSDHPDRFTEYRQVLSRESLTGRSYWEVERRRGVFVAVTYKNISRAGREKECVFGGDDKSWALDCVSDTFSFYHNNIQTPVSGPWSSRVGVYLDHRAGILSFYSVSETMTLLLRVQTSFTQPLHAGVYVCPGSSAEFLKPE, from the coding sequence atggctcagggaggagctcagatgGATCCACTAAAGttctcttgttccatctgtctggatcccctgaaggatccggtgacggttccctgtggacacagctactgcagcaaCTGTATTAATGGACACTGGGATGAAGAGCAAAACAAGGGAATCTACAGCtgtcctcagtgcaggaaggagttcATGCAGAGACCAGACCTGGAGATAAACTTCATGTTGGCAGAGTTagtggaggatctgaagaagactggactccaagctgctgcagctgatctctgctctgctggacctgaagatgtggcctgtgatgtttgctctgggaggaagctgaaagccgtcaagtcctgtctggtctgtgtggCCTCTTACTGTGAGGAACACCTCCAAGGTCACTACGAAGCAGCTCCATTGAAGaaacaccagctggtggagccctcCAAGAAGCTCCAGGAGAAGATCTGCTCTCTTCTCGATGAGGTGAAGAAGATTTTCTGTCGCACTGATCAGCAGTGCATCTGTTACCTCTGCACCATGGACCAACACAGAGGCcatgaaacagtcccagctgcagcagaaaggagccagaagcagaaggagctggaggggagtcgactaaacatccagcagagaatccaggagcgagagaaagacgtgaagctgcttcagcagcagatgtttgccatcaatgtctctgctgatgaagcagtggagcacagcgaggagagcttcacccaGATGATCCGTCTCCTCCAGAAAAGAAGCCTTGAGGTGAAGCGGCAgctcagatcccagcagcaaactgcagtggGTGGACTCAAAGAGcttgaggagaagctgcagcaggagatcgctgagctgaagaggaaagacgtccagctggagcagctggctcacacagaggaccacacccagtttctccacagctacacctcagtgtcagcactcagtgagcccacacactcctgcagcatccagactgctcctctcagatactttgaggatgtggcagcagttgtgtcagagagcagagagaaattCCAGGACTTCCTGAGAGAGAATGAAGAGGAGATGTTACTGCTAcaaccacagccagagagcagagcagacttcTTACAATATTCACAGCAGATCACTCTGGATCCAAACTCTGTGAACAGAGAGCTGAAATTATctgatggagacagaaaagtaACTTGTACAGAGGAAGATCAGCCTTattctgatcatccagacagattcactGAATATCGTCAggttctgagcagagagagtctgactggacgtagttactgggaggtggagaggagaagaggagttTTTGTAGCAGTCACatacaagaacatcagcagagcagggagggagaaggaatgtgtgtttggaggtGATGACAAATCTTGGGCTTTAGATTGTGTCTCTGACACTTTTAGTTTTTATCACAACAACATCCAAActcccgtctcaggtccttggtcctccagagtgggagtgtacctggatcacagagcaggtattctgtctttctacagtgtctctgaaaccatgactctcctcctcagagtccagacctcCTTCACTCAGCCGCTACATGCTGGAGTTTATGTTTGTCCTGGATCCTCAGCAGAGTTCCTGAAACCTGAGTAG